Genomic DNA from Jonesia denitrificans DSM 20603:
GTCGCCTTTGTTGAACAGGTAGTAGAACGGGGAGACGGCAGGAAGGTAAAGGAAACCCCACAGCAGTGAGGAAATCACGGCTGGCACAGCGTAAGGCAGGAAGATCGCGAGGCGGGAGAAGTTGCGTGCCCGTGAGCGCCCGGAGTCAAGAAGCAGTGCAAACAGGAGCGCAAGACCCAGCATGGTGGGGACCACGATGATCCCGTAGGTGAACACGCGGATCACGGAGTCCACAAAGTCGGGGTCAGTAAGCGAGCGGGTGTAGTTGCTGAGCCCTGCCCACACTTCGGTGCGGCCGCCGGAGCCAAGCCCAAGACCGGAGACTTTCACCGACCGAAAGGACAGGTAGAGGGCGTAAACAATGGGCAGCGCCATGAGCCCGATGAACAGGAGCATCGCGGGGGCGAGGAAGAGGTAGGGGGCTGCTTTGCGCCCCATGGGTGTGTTGCGCTTCACGAGGGGTCCTTAGGGTCCAAGTGAGTAGGGAGTGGCCGTGCCGAGGGGGACGGCTTGGCCACTCCCTACTGGGGAAGGTGAGCGACTGGTTACTTCACAGTGAAGCCAGCGTTCACCATGTCTTCGGTGGTGATGGTCTGGATTGCGGTGACAGCGTTGACGAAGTCTGCTGCTTTCTTGGATTCGGTGGCTTTCCCAAATTCGTCGTTGTAGGCCGAGTAGGCGGTGTTGACGTTGGGTCCGAAGGTGAAGGGCGCAGCGGTTTGAGCAACCTCAGCAGTAACATCGTAGAACTCAGGCTGGTTGGAGAAGAACTCAGGTGCTTCGTTGAGAGCGCTGAGGGCTGCGGTTTGCGCGGCTGGGTAAATGCCTGCTTCTTTGACCATTGCGGCAACGGCGTCTTCGTTGGTGTTCAGCCAGGTTGCGAACTTCGCTGCTGCTTCAGGGTGCTCACTTTGGGTGGACACGGCTGTGGAGGATCCACCCCAGCTGCCGGTGGCGGGTGCGTTGGCGTCCCACTGTGGCATGGGTGCGACTTTCCATTTGCCTGCGGTGTCGCCGGCGTTTCCGGCGAGGACTCCAGGTGCCCACACGGCGGAGAGCCAGCCGACCTCGGTGCCGTTGTTGAGTGCGGCGTTCCATTCGGGGGTGTACATGGGTTTGTTGTTGATGACGCCTTCTTCGACGAGTTCACCCCAGAACTTGGCGACTTTCTGGGTGGGTTCTTCATCGATGTGCACGCCCCATGCTTGTGCTTCCAGGTCCATGGACCACCAGGAGGCACCGGCTTGGGTGGCAAGGCCGGTGAACCAGCCTGCGTCGTTGGCGGAGAACGTGCCGAGGTAGACGTCGGGGTCTGCTTCGTTGATGGTACGTGCCGCGTCAGCGTATTCGTCCCAGGTGGTGGGGACCTCAATGCCAAGGTCCTCGAAGACGTCTGCCCGGTAGAAGAACATCATGGGGCCGGAGTCTTGGGGCACGGAGTAGACGGCGTCGCTACCGAGTGTGACCGCGTTCCAGACACCGTCGGAGAATTCTTCGCGGGTGGTCTCATCGATGTAGCCGGAAATGTCGGCGAGTGCGTCTGAGGAGACGAGGGTGGGGATGACTTGGTATTCGGCTTGCATGAGGTCTGGAGCCCCAGAGCCTGCTTTGATGGCGGTGAGGAACTTGGTGACGGCTGCGTCGCCGCCGTCTTGCTTGTTGACCGTGACCTGGATGTCTGGGTTCTCGGCGTTCCACACGTCAACAACTTTTTCCATGTTGGGTGCCCAGGTCCAGTAGGTGAGTTCTACTTTTTCGCCTGGCTTTGCTGAGTTGTTCGTGGTGTCGTCGTCGGAGCCGCATGCGGCGAGGGTGACCCCTAGTGTGACGGCGAGTGCTGCTGCTGCGGTTTTTGTTAGTCCGCGCATTGATCCTCCTTGATCGGTGACCCTGGGTGGGGTGAGTCAGTGGTGGTGGTCGGTGCGTGGTTCCTCCCGCGCTGTGACCGGTCACAGGAAATAATGTTGCACATACAGGCGGCTATTGGCAACCCCCGTTATCTTACTGGTACATTGAGGAGTGTTCAGGCTGTGACCGCGCACAGCGTTGTGTCGTGTCCCGTCCCTCGCGCGAGAAATGAGAAGTACACCCATGCGTTTCGATCCCCAGTTCCAGCCCCGTGACTACGGCCTTCGTGGTCTGGAAGCGGTCACCTATGGTGGCGACTATAACCCGGAGCAGTGGCCCCGGCACGTGTGGCGTGAGGATGTGCGCCTCATGCGGGAAGCCGGCGTCAACTTGGTGTCCATTGGGATTTGGTCGTGGGCATTGCTCGAACCAGAGCCAGGTCGGTTCGATTTTGAGTGGCTCGATGAACTGATTGAGCTGCTATGGGCCAATGAGATCCACGTGGACCTGGCCACACCGACCGCCGCACCCCCAGCATGGTTTTACGCCAACAACCCTGATGCACGGGTCGTGACCAGGGACGGTACTGTGCTGACCAACGCGTCACGCGGGATGGCCTCACCCTCAGCGCCCGCTTACCGGCAGGCGTGCGCGTCAATAACTGAAGCGTTAGCGAAACGGTACGGGGACCACCCGGCGGTCGCCTTATGGCACGTACACAACGAGTACGGCGCGCCTGTGTCCGACTCGTACGACGAGTATTCGGTGGCGGCGTGGCGGGTGTGGCTTCAACGCCGCTACACCACGTTGGACGCGGTCAACGAGGCATGGGGCACCACGTTTTGGGGGCAAACCTACACACAGTGGGAGCACATCCCTGCCCCTGCTGTGTCCGCAACGGTGACAAACCCGTCCATGCGCCTGGACTACCAGCGGTTCACTTCCGATGCGCTGCTGGAATGCTTCATTGCTGAGCGCGATATTATCCGCCAGTACTCCACCGCCCCAGTGACCACGAACTTCATGGCATCCTCATGCCCAGCAATGGATCTGTGGGCGTGGGCGCAAGAATGCGACGTCATCTCCAATGACCACTACTTAACAGCTAGTGACCCCAACAACCACATCACCTTGGCCATGGACGCAGACCTCACCCGCTCATTGGCGCGCGGACTGCCATGGATACTTATGGAACATTCCACCTCGGCGGTGAACTGGCAGGAACGCAACGTCGCCAAAGCCCCAGGAGAGATGACCCGCAACGCACTGTCCCACCTGGGGCGCGGCGCAAACGGCATCATGTTCTTCCAGTGGCGGGCAGCCCGCTTTGGGGCGGAAAAGTTCCACTCAGCGATGATCCCGCACGGCGGCACCAACACTCGAGTGTTCCGTGAGGTGTGCTCCCTTGGAGCCACCCTTGGAGATCTCACCAGCCAGGGGATCACCGCATCGACAACCCGCGCGCAGGTAGCGATCCTGTGGGACTGGGAATCCATGTGGGCCCAAGACCTCGAATGGCGCCCTTCGGTGGACGTCGACCACCGCGAACGTACGGTGGCGTTTTACCAACAGCTATTCCACGACCGGTTCACGGTTGATTTTGTGCACCCGGAAGCGGCATTGGACCAATACGCGTTGGTGATTGCCCCAGCGTCGTACCTGTTAACGGATGCGGCAGCAGCGAACATTGATGCGTATGTGCGGGGCGGGGGCAGGTTTGTTGCCTCGTTCTTCACCGGTGTTGTTGACGACAATGACACGGTGCGTCATGGCGGGTTGGCAGCGGCGTTGGCCCCGGTTCTTGGGGTGACGGTGGAGGAATTCCTCCCGTTGCGGGCAGGGGAAACGCTGACAGTGCACGGCGACCAGTTGGCGCCGGGGCTGACATTGACTGGCGATGTGTGGGCTGACGACCTTGTGTTAGACGGTGCCAAAGATGTGGCGTCCTACGTGGATGGTCCCGCCCCTGGCGGACCAGCGATCACCCGCCATGAATATGGGCAAGGGGTCGCCTGGTATGTGTCAACTCGGCTGTGTGGGGACAGCTTACGTGCCGTGTTGGATGCCGTGTACAAGGATGCAGGGTTAACCCCAGAGCGTGACGTGCCGCACGGCCTTGAGATCGTTGTGCGCACCAGCGACACCGGTGCCACATTTGTGACAGCAATGAACCACACGGACACAGACGCAGGGTTCCCACCTGTTGGAGGGCACGGAACACTGCAGGGGGTGGACCTGCGTGGGGGGCGCATCGTCACTCCGCCAGTTGTTGCCCGCACTCACACCACCCCCACACCAACCGACGCACCCGTTGCGGTGAGCACAGTGAGTGACACCATCATGGTGCCAGCTCGAGGCAGCGTCGTGGTGGTGAAGTAGGCGCAACAGCCTTATTAGTCAGGCGGGTGTGGGCGTGGGGTCAACCCCACACCCACACCCGCCGATACTTGCTGTATGTCTAATCCAGCGGGGCGATTGAGCAGAGATGAACGCAACGAACGTGGGGTGCGAGGAGAGCGAGCTACCCGCACCATCATGGGACTGTTAACCCCCGAAGAACACCTTGTTGCGCACGACCTGCCGTGGCCGGGCAGGCCCCAAGCCAACATCGACCATCTCGTGGTCAACGCACAGGGCGTGTTCGTCCTCGACACAAAAAACTGGTCCGGTACCGTCACCGCAACAGACGGTGAACTACGCCAAAACGGGAACTCGCGGGCTAGTGTGCTGGAGAAAATGCGGGACCAAGGCGCCGCCATCAACTCAATGATCACCGCGGTCCGGGTGGACAACCCCACCCTCCCACCTGTTCCCATTCACCCCATCCTCGTGCTCGCCGCACAAACCGGCATCAGTGAACACATCACCACCGTGCACGTGGTCACCCTGGACCAACTGTTGCCCGCACTCACCACCAAACCACCGGTACTGGACGCCCAACAGGTCCGCACACTGGCCTACCACCTGGCTGAAACACTTGACTTCGACCGCGAAGTCACCCTCCTCAACGCCGCAACCGCACGCGCCCAAGCCCGCACCAACCCCCTACCCCGACGCGAAAAAAAGGGCACAAAAAAACCCAGCGCACGCGCTGAGCTCGCCGGGATCCTCCGCTTACTCCTCATGGGGGCGGGGCTGCTGTTCGTCATCACCCAACCCGACCTAGTCGCCAGCTTCGGTCACTGGATCAGCACCACAATCACCAACCTCATCACACCCAACTAAACACGCCCACCCCCGCTAGCACCCCAACACGGGAGCAACCAGCGGGGGAACACGCCACTACTTCTTCGGCGACAACCGCGCCACCACCTTGTGCGACGATTTGCGTGCCATCACCTGAGTCAACGACGCCACCACAGCAGAGACTGCCGCAAACGTAATCACCGACGCAACCTGCGCATCGTCGTCATCCAAATCATGTGACAACCCACCCGTGGCCTTATCCCACACCTTCTCCACAATCTTGTGGGCAACCCACCCCGCGGCCAACGACAAGCCCATCGTCACCAGCTTCTCCGTGGTCGACTGATCCTTCGCCATCACATCCTCCTCACCAACGACAACACATACCACCAACCATCGTGGCACATCACACCCACCCACGCCCCCGCACAACCCCAGGTGGCGTGCACCACACCTCACCCCAACCCCACCGCCCGTACAATGAACCCGTACGACAGGGGAGCGCACACCGCGCTGAGAGTGCCAGCACCGGCAGACCCTCGAACCTGACCCGGATCATACCGGCGTAGGGAGTCGGGCTATCTCGCCGTGACACCGTCACGGAACCCCTCCTTGAACCTTAAAGGAGGACACATGAACCACCACACCGCCACCCACACACAGGCCACCCGCCGCCCACTTACCACAACCCTCACCGCCCTCACCCTCACCGCCGCGCTCGCCGGGTGCGTGCCAGGGTCCTCAAACGAAGACAACGCCCAGGGGGAAACCCCCTCGACTGTGACCGTCGTTGTTCACGACTCATTCCAGATGAGTGAAGAACAGCAGGCCGACTTCGAAAAAACCAGCGGATACGACCTCACCATTGTCACCAACGGTGACGGGGGAGCCTTAGTGAACTCCCTGATCCTCACCAAGGACGCCCCCATTGCCGATGCGGTTTTTGGTGTCGACAACACGTTTGCCTCCCGTGGCATCAGTGAAGAGGTGTTCGCCCCCTACACCTCCGAGGTCGCCTCCCAAACAAGCCGTGACCTGGCCCTTCCTGGTGATGACACGTTAACGGCCATTGACTTTGGGGACGTGTGCCTCAACGTGGACCCCACCTGGTTCGAGAACCACTCCCTTGACGTCCCAGCAACCCTGGACGACCTAGCCGACCCCGCCTACCGCAACCTCACCGTGGTCACCAACCCGGCGACCTCCTCACCAGGGTTGTCGTTCCTGTTCGCCACAATCGGGAAATACGGGGAAGACGGGTACCTAGACTACTGGACCCAACTCAAAGACAACGGCCTTAAAATTGTGGACGGTTGGGAAGACGCCTACTACGTGGACTTCACCGCAACCGGTGACGGAGACCGCCCCATTGCGTTGTCCTACGCATCATCCCCAGCGTTCACTGTCACCGACGACGGGTCCGCAACCACCACATCGGCTCTCCTGGACACCTGCTTCCGGCAAGTCGAATACGCCGGGGTCCTGCACGGGGCCGCAAACCCTGAGGGCGCGCAAGCATTCATTGACTACCTCCTCAGCGAGGACTACCAAACCACCATCCCCGACGCCATGTACATGTACCCCGTCGCGGACACCGTGGAACTTCCCGATGCGTGGGCCCAGTTCGCCCCCGTCCCCACCACCCCAATCTCCCTAGACCCAGACACCATCGCGCGCATGCGTGACACCTGGATCAAAGACTGGAGCGCACAGATCATTGGCTAACCACGCACCCACGCTGCGGCGCGCCACCCTGTGGGGCGCCGCAGCTGTCGTGCCCCTCGTGTTCCTCACCGTGTTCTTCGCGTGGCCGGTCACCGCACTCATCGCACGCGGTTTCCTCACCGACGGGGCACTCGACCTCAGCGGTATCACCACCGTCCTCACCACCCCACGCACCTGGCGACTCCTCGGCATCACCCTCGCCCAAGGCGTCGTCGGCACATTGGTGGCCCTCCTGTTAGGGATCCCCGGCGCCTACGTCCTGTACCGGTGCACCTTCCCCGGCCGCACCCTCGTGCGCGGACTCGTCACCATCCCCTTCGTCCTACCCACCGTGGTCGTTGGAGTTGCCTTCCGGGCATTGCTTTCCCCCAACGGGCCCCTCGGTTTCCTCGCCATCGACGGCACCTTCACCGCCGTCATCGCCGCACTCGTGTTCTTCAACTACTCCGTTGTCGTCCGCACCGTCGGCAGCATGTGGGAAAAAATCGACCCCCGCACCGCCGAAGCGGCCCGCGCACTCGGCGCATCACGCAACCGCGCCTGGTGGACAGTGACCGTCCCCCAACTCATGCCAGCCATCACATCCGCAGGAGCAGTTGTCTTCCTCTTCTGCGCCACCGCATTCGGCACAGTCATGGTCCTCGGCGGGCAAGGCTACGGAACCATCGAAACCGAAATCTGGGTGCAAACCGTCCAATTCCTTGACCTACGCACCGCAGCAGTCCTCTCCGTCCTCCAACTCCTCGTCATCGCCACCGCCCTGTGGATCTCCGCGACCGCCCGAACCCGCCAAGAACGCGCCCTCACCCTCCTCACCGCCACCATAACCGGACGCCCCCTCACCTGGCGGCGCGACTGGTTCCCCACCCTCATCACCCTGACCACCACAACCGGGCTCCTCGCCTGGCCCCTACTCAACCTCACCACCGCCGCATTCCGAGACGCTAACGGCAACTGGACACTGACCAACTTCACCGCGCTCACCACCCGAGGCGACAACAACACCCTCAACGTCACCGTGTTCGACGCCCTCACCAACTCCCTCATTATCGCGTTCTACGCCACCCTCACCGCACTCATCATCGGCGGGCTCGTCGCCTACGTCGCCTCCCGACGCCCCACCACCCCCACCGGTAAACGCGCCATCACCACCCTGGACGCCCTGTTCATGCTCCCCCTCGGAGTGTCCGCAGTCACCGTCGGATTCGGGTTCCTCATCACCCTCAACCAGCCCCTTGGCCTGCCCATCGACCTGCGCACCAACGGCATCCTCGTCCCCATCGCCCAAGCCGTCGTCGCCACCCCCCTCGTCGTACGCACCGTCCTACCCGTCCTCCGCGCAATCGACCCCAACCAACACCACGCCGCCGCAACCCTCGGCGCACCCGGATGGAAAATCGCCACCACCATCGACTGGCCCATCGCCGCCCGAGCCCTCGCCCTCGCCACCGGCATGGCCTTCGCCGTATCCCTCGGCGAATTCGGAGCCACCGCATTCCTCGCCCGCCCCGACACCGCCACCCTCCCCATCGTCATCTTCCGACTCATCTCCAAACCCGGAGCCGACAACTACGGCATGGCCCTGGCCGCATCACTCATCCTCGCGCTCCTCACCGCCACCATCATGATGATCGCCGAACGGTGGCGAACCCCCACCACAGGAACACTCACATGACCCTCACCCTCGAAGACCTCACCGTCACCTACGGCACCTACACCGCCGTCAACAACATCACCCTCACCGTCCCCGACGGCGAAATCCTCGGCCTCCTCGGCCCCTCCGGCTGCGGAAAATCCACCCTCCTACGCGCCATCGCCGGACTCGAACACCCCACCCACGGGCGCATCACCTACAACAACACCCCCATGAACACCGTGCCCGTCCACAAACGCAACTTCGGCCTCATGTTCCAAGACGGCCAACTCTTCCCCCACAAAAACGTCGCCGCCAACATCGCCTACGGCCTCACCACCCACACCCCCCGCACAACCCGCCCCACCCGCCAACAACGCAACACCCGAGTCAACGAACTCCTCACCCTCGTCGGACTCACCGGCTACAACACCCGCGACATCACCACCATGTCCGGAGGCGAACGCCAACGCGTCGCCCTCGCCCGAGCCCTCGCCCCACACCCCACACTCCTCCTCCTCGACGAACCCCTCTCCGCCCTCGACAAAGAACTCCGCGAACGACTCGCCACCGACCTCCGCACCATCCTGCGCACCACCAACACCACCGCCATCTTCGTCACCCACGACCAAGACGAAGCCTTCACCATCTGCGACCGCGTCGCCATCATGCGCAACGGCACCATCCCCCAAATCGACACCCCCGAAAAACTCTGGCGCGCCCCCGCCAACCGCCACATCGCCGAATTCCTCGGCTACGAAGCCATCCTCACCGACACCCCCTTCACCGGATACGCCCCCGGCCACCACACCATCACCGCCATCAACCCACCCACAACCACACCCACACCACCCACACAAACCCCCACCCCCAACACCACCCTCACCGGCACCCTCACCGACCGACTCTTCCGCCAAGGCCACCCCATGGCCCGCGTCACCATCCCCACCATCGGAACCCTCACCTGCCACATCACACCCACCCTCGACCCCCAACCCGGCGACACCGTCACCCTCACACCCCACCAACCCCCACCCTGCACACCACCACAACCCCTGGCACAGTAGATGGGCAACGAAAGGACCCCACCCATGCCCCACACCATCTACACCCTCGGCCACTCCACCCACAGCATCGACACCGTCGTCACCATGCTCCGCAACAACAACGTCACCGCCCTCATCGACGTCCGCTCCTACCCCGCATCACGCCGCAACCCCCAATGGAACCACGACACCCTCCCCACCCAACTCCCCACCGACATCACCTACACCTGGATCAAAAACCTCGGCGGCAGACGCTACACCCCCAAAGACACCCCCACCCCCAACACCGCATGGCGCGTCGCCTCCTTCAACCACTACGCCGACCACATGGCCACACCGTCCGCCACATCATGAACCCCACCACCACCCGCAACGCCACCCTCACCGACTTCGCCCACACCAACGGCACCACCCTCACCTACCCCGCAACCCAATAACCCACCACCCAGCACACCAGGAACCATCTCGTTACAATCACCGTTATAACCAAAGAACCACACCACCAACCCACCCACACAGGTGAGAAGGCACAACCCACACCCACATGAACCCCACCGAAGACGGCGACTATAGCGCCCCCGACGAACCCTCCCATCAACCCCACCCCACACCCCCACAGGTCGGTTCATAATGCTCACCGACATCCTCACCCTCCTCCTCGGACTCCTCGTCATCGCGATCATCATCGCCGCCAACGGATTCTTCGTCGCCCAAGAATTCGCCTACATGTCCGTCGACCGCTCCCGCCTCGGCGCCCAAGCCACAGCCGGAGACACCACCGCACAACGCGCCCTCACCGTCACCAAACGCACCTCCTTCATGCTCTCCGGCGCACAACTCGGCATCACCGTCACCGGCCTCCTCGTCGGATTCGTCGCCGAACCCCTCGTCGGACAAGCCCTCGCCGGACTCCTCGGCGACACCGGAATCCCCACCACCGTCTCCATCACCGTCGGAACCATCCTCGCGCTCGCAGTGTCCACGGTGGTGCAAATGATTTTTGGTGAGCTTTACCCCAAGAACCTGGCAATCGCGAACCCGGAGCCGCTGGCACGCGCACTGGCCCGCCCCACCGTTATTTACTTAGCGGTGTTCGGGTGGTTGATTACCGTGTTTGACCATGCCGCGAACGGGCTACTCAAACTGTTGCGCATTGAACCAGTCCATGACGTTGATTCGTCTGCCACAACCGCTGACCTGGAACACATTGTTGCGGACTCCCGCGAATCAGGGGACCTACCAGCAGACTTATCAGTGATTATTGACCGGATTCTTGATTTCCCCACCGAAGACGTCGAACACGCCATGGTCCCT
This window encodes:
- a CDS encoding ABC transporter ATP-binding protein, producing MTLTLEDLTVTYGTYTAVNNITLTVPDGEILGLLGPSGCGKSTLLRAIAGLEHPTHGRITYNNTPMNTVPVHKRNFGLMFQDGQLFPHKNVAANIAYGLTTHTPRTTRPTRQQRNTRVNELLTLVGLTGYNTRDITTMSGGERQRVALARALAPHPTLLLLDEPLSALDKELRERLATDLRTILRTTNTTAIFVTHDQDEAFTICDRVAIMRNGTIPQIDTPEKLWRAPANRHIAEFLGYEAILTDTPFTGYAPGHHTITAINPPTTTPTPPTQTPTPNTTLTGTLTDRLFRQGHPMARVTIPTIGTLTCHITPTLDPQPGDTVTLTPHQPPPCTPPQPLAQ
- a CDS encoding DUF488 family protein, which translates into the protein MPHTIYTLGHSTHSIDTVVTMLRNNNVTALIDVRSYPASRRNPQWNHDTLPTQLPTDITYTWIKNLGGRRYTPKDTPTPNTAWRVASFNHYADHMATPSATS
- a CDS encoding ABC transporter substrate-binding protein, with the translated sequence MRGLTKTAAAALAVTLGVTLAACGSDDDTTNNSAKPGEKVELTYWTWAPNMEKVVDVWNAENPDIQVTVNKQDGGDAAVTKFLTAIKAGSGAPDLMQAEYQVIPTLVSSDALADISGYIDETTREEFSDGVWNAVTLGSDAVYSVPQDSGPMMFFYRADVFEDLGIEVPTTWDEYADAARTINEADPDVYLGTFSANDAGWFTGLATQAGASWWSMDLEAQAWGVHIDEEPTQKVAKFWGELVEEGVINNKPMYTPEWNAALNNGTEVGWLSAVWAPGVLAGNAGDTAGKWKVAPMPQWDANAPATGSWGGSSTAVSTQSEHPEAAAKFATWLNTNEDAVAAMVKEAGIYPAAQTAALSALNEAPEFFSNQPEFYDVTAEVAQTAAPFTFGPNVNTAYSAYNDEFGKATESKKAADFVNAVTAIQTITTEDMVNAGFTVK
- a CDS encoding ABC transporter permease; the protein is MANHAPTLRRATLWGAAAVVPLVFLTVFFAWPVTALIARGFLTDGALDLSGITTVLTTPRTWRLLGITLAQGVVGTLVALLLGIPGAYVLYRCTFPGRTLVRGLVTIPFVLPTVVVGVAFRALLSPNGPLGFLAIDGTFTAVIAALVFFNYSVVVRTVGSMWEKIDPRTAEAARALGASRNRAWWTVTVPQLMPAITSAGAVVFLFCATAFGTVMVLGGQGYGTIETEIWVQTVQFLDLRTAAVLSVLQLLVIATALWISATARTRQERALTLLTATITGRPLTWRRDWFPTLITLTTTTGLLAWPLLNLTTAAFRDANGNWTLTNFTALTTRGDNNTLNVTVFDALTNSLIIAFYATLTALIIGGLVAYVASRRPTTPTGKRAITTLDALFMLPLGVSAVTVGFGFLITLNQPLGLPIDLRTNGILVPIAQAVVATPLVVRTVLPVLRAIDPNQHHAAATLGAPGWKIATTIDWPIAARALALATGMAFAVSLGEFGATAFLARPDTATLPIVIFRLISKPGADNYGMALAASLILALLTATIMMIAERWRTPTTGTLT
- a CDS encoding beta-galactosidase, producing the protein MRFDPQFQPRDYGLRGLEAVTYGGDYNPEQWPRHVWREDVRLMREAGVNLVSIGIWSWALLEPEPGRFDFEWLDELIELLWANEIHVDLATPTAAPPAWFYANNPDARVVTRDGTVLTNASRGMASPSAPAYRQACASITEALAKRYGDHPAVALWHVHNEYGAPVSDSYDEYSVAAWRVWLQRRYTTLDAVNEAWGTTFWGQTYTQWEHIPAPAVSATVTNPSMRLDYQRFTSDALLECFIAERDIIRQYSTAPVTTNFMASSCPAMDLWAWAQECDVISNDHYLTASDPNNHITLAMDADLTRSLARGLPWILMEHSTSAVNWQERNVAKAPGEMTRNALSHLGRGANGIMFFQWRAARFGAEKFHSAMIPHGGTNTRVFREVCSLGATLGDLTSQGITASTTRAQVAILWDWESMWAQDLEWRPSVDVDHRERTVAFYQQLFHDRFTVDFVHPEAALDQYALVIAPASYLLTDAAAANIDAYVRGGGRFVASFFTGVVDDNDTVRHGGLAAALAPVLGVTVEEFLPLRAGETLTVHGDQLAPGLTLTGDVWADDLVLDGAKDVASYVDGPAPGGPAITRHEYGQGVAWYVSTRLCGDSLRAVLDAVYKDAGLTPERDVPHGLEIVVRTSDTGATFVTAMNHTDTDAGFPPVGGHGTLQGVDLRGGRIVTPPVVARTHTTPTPTDAPVAVSTVSDTIMVPARGSVVVVK
- a CDS encoding DUF4235 domain-containing protein, which codes for MAKDQSTTEKLVTMGLSLAAGWVAHKIVEKVWDKATGGLSHDLDDDDAQVASVITFAAVSAVVASLTQVMARKSSHKVVARLSPKK
- a CDS encoding thiamine ABC transporter substrate binding subunit gives rise to the protein MNHHTATHTQATRRPLTTTLTALTLTAALAGCVPGSSNEDNAQGETPSTVTVVVHDSFQMSEEQQADFEKTSGYDLTIVTNGDGGALVNSLILTKDAPIADAVFGVDNTFASRGISEEVFAPYTSEVASQTSRDLALPGDDTLTAIDFGDVCLNVDPTWFENHSLDVPATLDDLADPAYRNLTVVTNPATSSPGLSFLFATIGKYGEDGYLDYWTQLKDNGLKIVDGWEDAYYVDFTATGDGDRPIALSYASSPAFTVTDDGSATTTSALLDTCFRQVEYAGVLHGAANPEGAQAFIDYLLSEDYQTTIPDAMYMYPVADTVELPDAWAQFAPVPTTPISLDPDTIARMRDTWIKDWSAQIIG
- a CDS encoding nuclease-related domain-containing protein encodes the protein MSNPAGRLSRDERNERGVRGERATRTIMGLLTPEEHLVAHDLPWPGRPQANIDHLVVNAQGVFVLDTKNWSGTVTATDGELRQNGNSRASVLEKMRDQGAAINSMITAVRVDNPTLPPVPIHPILVLAAQTGISEHITTVHVVTLDQLLPALTTKPPVLDAQQVRTLAYHLAETLDFDREVTLLNAATARAQARTNPLPRREKKGTKKPSARAELAGILRLLLMGAGLLFVITQPDLVASFGHWISTTITNLITPN